The DNA window GGAGCAGGCTGAGAATCCAGTAAAGCCTCCTGGGCCAGCGTCTGCTCTGTGATATcagcctccaggagagacttcTGGAGAATGTCAAAGGGCTGGTCCTCTCCTCCGAGATCCACCCCTCCAGGGGAGTTCCCGGTCCCCAATTCATCCTCAATAAATGAAAGGCTACTAGAGAGCTGGAGGCCTGCTCCAGTTGAATCTTCACAGAAATCTTCCATTGAAGGTGAAGCATCCTTGAGGGCAATGTTGGAGACAGCCTAAATAAAGCATTTAGAGAAAATGAGGAGAAAGTGGAGAACGGATTGCATGTGAATTAACTATAAGCCCACTTTCCCAGAATCTCAGTGTCTGTTGTGATGCTTTTTATTacgtttttttcaaaatactaTCCAGTAGTGTATCGCTCCtggttaaaaacacacactggtgAGCAGATCTAACCAAAGCAAACCATAACAATGCCATTTCTATTCAAATATCATTAAAAGTCTAAAAAGTTGCTCTGTGTTAAACCTCGAATGCATTTTTAGCAATTAAAGCTCTAACCACAGCCTTAATCTGCTGACATTTTTGGTTGGATCGAGGAAATCAGAGTTCAACTCACCGTGTCACTATCAAAGAAGGATCCATCGGAACCATATCCTGCATTTGTCATATCATCCTCCTCAATGCGCAGAAAAAAATGGggttaaatgcaaaaaacagtCACCTCAATCTCTTTCTCTTGTCtattaaagtgaaataattgttaaaaaaatattactttaaggATTGACTGAATACATTGTATAAGATTCACTTACAGAATTGCTGTTGCTGCCATGGAGATAATCATTCAGTGCATCCACATCTCTGAAAAAGATGAGAGAAACCTTAATAGGCCTAGAACACTTAAAACTAATATATATTTCCTTTTCACTTTTGTATACTTTTACATTAGCTTTTACAGTCCAGGGTTCTATGACTGAACgttattataaatatatgaatataaatataaaatataaattaattatacaGTAAAGAGGAACCCCTGTAATACTGGCAATAGTTTTatcagtaaaataataaactgtcaGGTGAAGGAATAGGTCAGTGCATACAGGCATAAAGTCATTGCATATCCGTAAAagccacattttctttttaccctAACATATCCAGAAGACGGCGATCGTCCTCATCATCCATGACAACTGAAATAGTGTGGAAGGAAACAGGTTACAGATCATAGCAGGTGAGGAGATGGCAGAAGTCTGAACTTAAAAATTGAATATATCAAGTATAAAAACTACAAGGATCGATCACTAACAGCTTAACTGCAGTAAGTCTAAGTTGATCACTTTTATCCTACAGTAGGCGACTTAGCAGGTCTATTATGTTAGTGGTAGGAACTTGTCACTCACAGATTTCCAGCAGGAAGCATGGATTCAGTCATTTAACACCCTTTCTTTCCTGTAGCAGGCTGGGCTGCAGGGTGAGAAACTGCAACTAATAGGATTACAAAATTGTACAAGTGAGGTAAAGGGCGTGGAAGTATTGTCAGATTGAAGTAggtgtgacagaaaaaaaaacctaaggTGGCTATGTGAAACTGCAGGTGGGAGGGGCAATATGCTTTTTGTGTACAAGGGCTGGATGGCCTTCATCCCCCTCCCACTGATTCTTCCCTCTGACACAAAACATTCCACTTATTTCCCTCTTCTGCTGCCCTACAttggttgtgttttgtgtccGCACAGGAAAAATTGCCACTTGAGTGTAAATGGTCACCCTGCGtcattttatcttgtttttttttttcagtcttcacACTGAAATATGAgttggctttttttgttgttccaACCAGCAAACATATTCAGCCACTTCTGTGCTACTAGTAAGAGGGGAGCAACGACAAACCACCAGTTTGATCTAGCAGAGTCATGGTGGGCAAGTGTTTGGGTTTCTACCAAATTTGGTGAATGCAGTAGATTTAGTAGAGCAGGCCCCACCCATTTAAGCAGTAGGTGCACCAGAAATTTAAAATACTGTCAGtttcataaatattggaacaatgACAAGTTTTTGGTATTTGGCTTCTGTACACCACCACACCAAATGTGAAATGAGGCACTTTAGATGGAGCAAAGCCAAGAATGTCTGCTTTAATTTAAGAGGTTGACAAACATGTGACGTTAACCATTCAGGAattacaacacatacacacactttttttgaTGGCTAATTAACAATTGAACAAATTACATAATTACAAGTATAATGGCCTTTAATACTTTTACAGTCAATAGCGTCTGGAAAACCTGGACATGACCCAATAATGGTTTTCCTCCCTCAAGATGCTTTGCCAggcctttactgcagctgccTTCAgcggctgtgtgtttgtgggtcttTCTGCCTTTGGTCTTGTCTTCAGTAAGTGAAAAGATGCTCTATTGGGCTCAGATCATGTGACTGACTTGGCCAGTGAAGAatagccctttttttttttttttttttgccttaagAAACTCTTGGGTAGCTTTTGCTGTATGGATGGAGGTCCTATcggttttgcagcatttggctggATCTAAGCAGAGTACAGCCTCGTACACTTCAGAATGTATCCTGCTACTTAGATCAGCAGTCAGgtcattaataaaaatgcagttCAGTAGGCAGCCATCCATGCTCGTGCCATAACGCTGCCCCCACCAGATGCTGTGATGTTTTGAATCATgagcttttcctttctttctttctccacacTTTTGTCTCCCCATCATTCTAGCACGAGCTAGTCTTTGTTGCATCAGTCCAAAGCATCTTATTCCAGAACTGGGCAGGCTTTTTTAGGTGTTTCCCGGCAGAGTCTAATCCGGCCTTTCTGATCTCGAGCATCACGTGGTTTGCGCTTTGTTGTGAACCGTCTGTGTTTACACTCATGAAGCCGTCTCTTGACTGTAGACTTGGACAACGACACGCCTACCTCCTCAAGAGTGTTCTTGATTTGGCTAGATGTTGTGGAGGGGTTCTTCTTCACCATGGACACAATTCTGCGGTCATCCACTTTAGTGGTCTTCCGTGGTCTCCCAGGCCTTTTGCTGTTGTTGAGCGTGCCAGTTAGTTCCTTCTTTTTAAGAATGTTCCAGACTGTTGTACTGGCCAACCCCAATGTTTTTGCTATCTCTCTGGtgggtttattttgtcttttcagcctAATGATGGCCTCCTTTACATCCATAGAAAGCTCTTTGGACCTCATGTTCAGAGTTTCAATGCGAACAGCTACCAAAAGCAAATGTAACATTCTGAACCACCTCCGGTGGTTTTATCTGCTTGATTAGTCATGGAACGAAAAGGGAACAGGCCCCACCCTGCCCTGTAACTGCTTGTCAGCCAtttgttccattatttatgaGCCATCAAAATGGggatgggtggggggggggcttacAAAATGGTTAAAACCACACTGCAAactcttcaaagtcttcacattttaaattcaatgtgGAGGTGTACTGAGGCCAAGTGCCCAAAGCCCCTTATTGCTGTAGTGTTTACAAGCCTGACTGTACCTGCACTCGCATATCTAGCATTTGCAGAAAGTGGTGGGTAAATGATATGTTAAACATTGTCAAAGTCAGGGGAAGTGTGGATTTTGGGTTGCTAAATCTGTGAAACCTGCATTGCTACAAAATGGCTGTTACCATGCCATAGGCTGTCTTTACAGCTGAGCCACGCTCAGCCTCCATCTTTGGTTCAGGGAGAACAAAGAATGACAGGGTTACTGTCATAACGAAGCAGCCTGAACTTAATGCACTACGACTTTGAAACATCAACAAACCTATTCAAGGCAAACTGTGTCACACagggttgttgttttgttttgttttttatacttGTGCCATCTCCACGACAATATTTTGTCCGTAGTAAGACAGTTTACAGGCAGTAGGGGCTCCGTTGCCCTTCAAACGTGGGTAGCTTGTTACAGAAAtacgagaaaaaaaaatgcacgaTCGGTCGTTATTAAAATGGCAACGTTTTCATTAAACTAAAACCCCCAGATGTCACAGTTGTAGCCTTAAAGTCAAGTAAATGTTACTGCAACCCAAATCTAAATCCGCACGAGTAATCAAGTCACAACACACTCGCCGGAATGTAGCTTTCTATGTGGGCTTCTTGTATGAACTGTAACGTTAATGGAAGTGCAAATCTGCTGACAAAACGAGCTTTGATGGAGGCTCGGAGGCACTGGAGCCGAAGTTCCTTATAAAGCTCGATCAAAGCTGTCGACATAGAATAAAATCTCTTTTGaaaggtgttttcttttttttacaatttcgAGCTGCTACTCGAGTCTCGGAGAGCCGACCTAGCATACACGTTTCGACGGAAACGAAGCTAGCGATAGTCGCTGCTGTTAGTCCTGCCATCGCAGCTGGGCGCTGTGGCCGTTGGTCCAGCTAACGTAACGTTACAGCTCGCAAGTTTTATATCCTAAAAATAGACCGAACTGACAGAATGATAATCGCATTGAAGCAgcggggggaagaaaaaaaaacacgccCGTATGTCCAGCCTGTAACTGCTCGCCGCTGACGTGCTCGTCCTTTTCTCTGCTGGGGAGGCTTTCATTTGTCCTCTCGCTATGTGCCAGcacgagaaaaaaaaacaaaaacgtcaCGTTTGTCTTCGATGTACCCAAAACCGACGCGTCTCGAACGGGGCACCCAGAGTCCGACTGGGTTCTGGTTGGGCAGCTCCCAGACATTTTGACGGCAAACCGCTGGCCTGCTCTGCTTCGGCTAGCCGCTGTGTCGACGGAGCGTATTCTGAAAACGTCGGCTACAATTCGTCGAAAATGCAAACGGACGAAACTGCGTCGCATATGTATCCCGATTAGCATAACATAAAGACGACTCAAAGAGGCAAACCCTTTACTCCTGTCTCACTCCTCTTGAAACCCAATATCTCCATTTGGCAACTTTTAATTTGCtcccccctccttctcctcctcctccttcttctccctctcccaCTCATATATTTTTCTCAGTGTCCCTGCTCTGTCTCGGATAGATTTTTCTCTCCGCTCGAAACTCTCTTCCCTCCCTGAAGGAAGGGAGGAAggaggttgtgtgtgttttttccttgaaATTTTTATCACAAAATTATAATACACTCAAAGGGAAACTCACCGTCATGAAAAAGCAGTGCCTTGTCAACGGGGTTTCCTCGCCATCACCGCACGGGTTGTCGGGGTAGTGCACAGCACAACCCAAATCATTAGTCCACAACGGCAGCGTGCGACTCTGCAAATTTGAATAAGGAAtaaacctgaaaaacaaaaatttaaaaacacacacaaaagtaccTGGGCGATTTTACATTGTTATAAATTATTATGTCATATTTCCATTGCCCTCATCATTAGCAGATAAATGTTAATAGCCTTAATCTTTACCAACAGTAGAGGGCGGGCCTCTGGTGTTTATGCCACACCTTGACATTGCTCAGGTATGACTACCTAGTTACCGACTAGTCCATacatttctcacacacatacacacatatatatatatatatatatatatacataatatatttaGATATAGCATTTatgaaaagtaaatatatttatttattttttatttatttatatgccTTAGTGTTCACAGTATATGTCATtgtaatctttattattattattattattattattattattattattattattattatgacttttgTTTTCCGTATGTGTTTTGCGACTAACCACTTCAgtatactttcagctagaaacaccgtTTAAACTTCAAAGCGTTTATTGGGTTGgtatgcagaaggccgcgggttcgaatcccactgcACGAGTGGTGGCCCCGGATAAAAttgggttgcagcaggaagggcatctggggtacaaactcatgccaaatcaatgcgAAGGGAAGGGACAAGCTCAAAGCCGCTGTTCTATAGTTTttaagatttattattttattattttactattttacttttaaaagatgTAGGTAGGTTAGtacaacttttttaaaactaaattaacaaaaatcTTTGCTTTTGACTTTTTCCGTTGATTTGCGTTGGGGAGACGAGAGCCTCCGATACAGCAGGTGGCGCCGATAACCTTACAGTACCCTACAGTAATAACAAGAAAGAAGCACGGACGTCATTAACGTAACAACATGGATGCTGCGGCTGAAGAGAAGCAAGGAAATGTCTTTAAAGTCGAAAGTGGCGCAGCCAAGACGCAAGAGCGATTTCAGAAACGACACCAGGCAAGGATAGAGGATGCGGAGCGAAGGAAGGAGGTTAAAGAGAGCCAGTCTGACGCCAAGGAAAATGAGCAGTATTTCTCCAGCACGTTCAACACGGAGCTGGCGTCCATCGAGGAGCTGCTGTCCAGCTGCTCCGGAGCCGACCCAGCTGTGGTGACTCAAATACTGGAGGAGGCGACGGCCAAAACTGTGCTGCTCCAGAAGTTTGTCAATGACAGCATGTTGTTTCTAACGCAGTATCAGCTAAGAAAAGCTCAGCCAGCTCTCCAGAAACTCCAGACCTCCCTTGCTGAGATCAGAGAGGAGATTCTGCCCAAGAAAAAGTTCGCCTTTAGAGTTCGCACTAAAGCAGCAGATAAAGTCGCTGCACCAGTGTCGGAAACTGTGTCAATTGATGCTGGAACACCTGCAAATACTGTTCAAGTGGATGGAGCTGCAGCCTCTGAGCAGTGCGGCTTCTCCAATATGAGCGATGAGTATCTGACCAAAACATCTGAGGAGATCCAGAAACAAGATGTGTTGTTGACCCACCTCACCAACTGCAAGGTTCGGCTGTTCGGTTCCCCCAGCACCCTGCACCTGAAGCACCTTGACAACTGTGAGATCCTGTGTGGGCCTGTGTCTACGTCAGTGTTTGTTGACCATTGCAGAAACAGTACACTAGCCTTCCCCTGTCAGCAGCTGCGGACCCACAACACGACAGACACACAGGTGTATCTGCATGTCACCAGCCGAGCCATCGTAGAAGACTGTCGTAGAGTGAGCTTTGCCCCATTCTCCTGGACTTACCCCACCCTGAAGGAGGATTTCAATGTGTCTGGCCTGGACAGGGATAGGAATAACTGGAGCCAGGTGGATGACTTCAACTGGCTTGCTGCAGGAACACCATCTCCTAACTGGACTGTCATCCcggaagcagagagaaagacccACTGGGACCCTTAGAATTAAGCTCTTAAAGCATGTATTTGCTAAATTAAGATGCCAGTTAAACCACCAAATTAGcctgaaaacataaaaagcatGTAGTCATTGTCACATCTCTGGGTTTCACAAGTTTCCTTTGTAGTAGAGTGACACTTCATAAATTaccagttgtttgtttgtgtgaatatATTTAAAGCATAAGAACATAAAACtagtcaacaacaacaactactactactactactactactgctactaagAGTAACGTTTACTGATTCACTGCTACTTGTCTGTACATCTGGTAAAATAGCCTCTTGCATGTCAAGGCACCTGCATTAcattcattcaaataaatttCCACCTGGAGACAATGCTTACTCTGTTGCcgaaaatattgttttttcccaTTGGTTATAGTTCTGATCCATAACACTCCGCTCACATATACATTGA is part of the Channa argus isolate prfri chromosome 20, Channa argus male v1.0, whole genome shotgun sequence genome and encodes:
- the tbcc gene encoding tubulin-specific chaperone C, which translates into the protein MDAAAEEKQGNVFKVESGAAKTQERFQKRHQARIEDAERRKEVKESQSDAKENEQYFSSTFNTELASIEELLSSCSGADPAVVTQILEEATAKTVLLQKFVNDSMLFLTQYQLRKAQPALQKLQTSLAEIREEILPKKKFAFRVRTKAADKVAAPVSETVSIDAGTPANTVQVDGAAASEQCGFSNMSDEYLTKTSEEIQKQDVLLTHLTNCKVRLFGSPSTLHLKHLDNCEILCGPVSTSVFVDHCRNSTLAFPCQQLRTHNTTDTQVYLHVTSRAIVEDCRRVSFAPFSWTYPTLKEDFNVSGLDRDRNNWSQVDDFNWLAAGTPSPNWTVIPEAERKTHWDP